One part of the Anopheles coustani chromosome 2, idAnoCousDA_361_x.2, whole genome shotgun sequence genome encodes these proteins:
- the LOC131266877 gene encoding trypsin-1-like codes for MKVQCLLLLGLLLAATAVESARTRFRPRIVGGIPIDITEAPFQISLMHNNRHACGGSIISAEWILTAAHCVDGTTIDQLSVRAGSTLKARGGSIRQIEESIMHPDWDDGSNDSDIALLKLAEPLELDDERIMTIELEPAGAPEPAPGTRSTVTGWGVTLSSLQSNRVLRSTDVPIVSRSDCGVAYQGFGPITERMICAGFVTGGHDSCQGDSGGPLVVDGLQVGVVSWASGCARPGYPGVNARVASVREWIREKSGI; via the exons ATGAAAGTCCAATGCCTACTGCTTTTGGGTTTGCTGCTCGCTGCTACAGCAG TTGAGTCGGCACGTACCCGGTTCCGTCCGCGCATCGTTGGTGGCATCCCGATCGATATCACTGAGGCGCCGTTCCAGATTTCGCTGATGCACAACAACCGTCATGCGTGCGGTGGTTCTATCATTTCGGCCGAATGGATCCTAACGGCGGCGCACTGCGTCGACGGTACAACAATCGACCAGCTGTCGGTGCGAGCCGGTTCGACGCTGAAGGCACGCGGTGGCTCGATCCGCCAGATCGAGGAATCGATCATGCACCCGGACTGGGACGATGGCTCGAACGATTCCGACATTGCGCTGCTGAAGCTCGCCGAGCCGCTGGAGCTGGACGACGAACGGATCATGACGATCGAGCTGGAGCCAGCGGGCGCACCGGAACCGGCTCCGGGCACCCGATCCACCGTGACCGGCTGGGGAGTCACACTAAGCTCCCTCCAGTCGAACCGGGTACTGCGGTCGACGGATGTTCCGATCGTTTCGCGTAGTGATTGTGGCGTGGCGTACCAGGGCTTTGGACCGATTACGGAGCGTATGATTTGCGCCGGGTTCGTCACCGGTGGACACGACTCGTGCCAGGGCGATTCGGGCGGTCCGCTCGTGGTGGACGGGCTGCAGGTGGGAGTGGTCTCGTGGGCCTCCGGCTGTGCCCGACCGGGTTATCCGGGTGTGAATGCGCGCGTTGCCTCTGTCCGTGAATGGATTCGTGAAAAGAGTGGTATTTAA